Proteins found in one Serinicoccus marinus DSM 15273 genomic segment:
- a CDS encoding M56 family metallopeptidase yields MTGPLLTASVVLAALALVLLAPRVLPAWTALRSMPGPALLLWQSVSLAGVLCALLAAPVAVLTTGLSQPLLLGLALSLSGVMLVRLLLSGHRVGTDLRRRRAQHRELVDLVGEHLAGDPARAASGITRPDVTVLAQGNPSAYCLPGRGDRIVLTSAALDRLGAAELRAVLAHEQGHLDARHDLLLELFTVLHEAVPEPLRVPAALAEVHLLAEALADRIAEQRTGPTDLARALVAMAATGTPEVTARVRLLAHPPAPWHTRVAVTLLALVTLALPAAVVGFLTFS; encoded by the coding sequence GTGACCGGCCCGCTGCTCACCGCGTCGGTCGTCCTCGCGGCGCTCGCGCTCGTCCTGCTCGCCCCGCGGGTGCTGCCCGCATGGACCGCCCTGCGCTCCATGCCGGGACCTGCCCTGCTGCTGTGGCAGTCGGTGAGCCTGGCCGGGGTGCTGTGCGCCCTGCTCGCCGCCCCGGTCGCGGTCCTCACCACCGGCCTGTCCCAGCCGCTGCTCCTCGGCCTCGCCCTGTCGCTCTCCGGCGTCATGCTCGTCCGGTTGCTCCTCTCGGGACACCGGGTCGGCACCGACCTGCGGCGCCGCCGTGCCCAGCACCGCGAGCTGGTGGACCTCGTCGGAGAGCACCTCGCGGGCGACCCGGCCCGCGCCGCCTCCGGCATCACCCGACCCGACGTCACCGTCCTCGCCCAGGGCAACCCCAGCGCCTACTGCCTCCCGGGCCGCGGCGACCGCATCGTCCTCACCAGCGCCGCCCTCGATCGGCTCGGGGCAGCCGAGCTGCGCGCCGTCCTGGCGCACGAGCAGGGGCACCTCGACGCACGCCACGACCTGCTGCTGGAGCTGTTCACCGTGCTGCACGAGGCGGTGCCCGAGCCGCTCCGGGTGCCCGCTGCCCTGGCCGAGGTGCATCTGCTGGCGGAGGCTCTGGCGGACCGGATCGCCGAGCAGCGCACCGGCCCGACCGACCTCGCCCGCGCGCTGGTCGCCATGGCCGCGACCGGCACGCCCGAGGTGACCGCTCGGGTTCGTCTGCTGGCGCACCCGCCGGCGCCCTGGCACACCCGCGTCGCCGTTACCCTCCTGGCGCTGGTGACGCTGGCGCTGCCCGCCGCCGTCGTGGGGTTTCTCACGTTCAGCTGA
- the cydB gene encoding cytochrome d ubiquinol oxidase subunit II: protein MELSTIWFILIAVLWIGYFCLEGFDYGVGMLLPVLGRDEPGADVASADGATAHTGETRKRQMLSAIGPFWDGNEVWLLTAGGAIFAAFPHWYATLFSGFYLPLLLILVGLILRGIGLEYRGKVDSAAWRARMDTMVVVGSFVPALLWGVAFTNIVSGVPIDADMEYVGGFWNLLGPVALLGGLTTLTLFLTHGALFVALKTDGQLRHDARALAIRLGLVAAVLAVAWLAILQARSGSGLSWAVTGIAAASLVGGLLMAGRGREGWAFTGTFAAIGLATASLFLALFPDVMPSSLDPAWSLTTQNASSSQKTLGIMTVVALVFTPIMLIYTSWSYWTFRKRVSGHHIPTQVHHAAVVEGDQVGAGR, encoded by the coding sequence ATGGAGCTCAGCACGATCTGGTTCATCCTCATCGCCGTCCTGTGGATCGGCTACTTCTGCCTCGAGGGCTTCGACTACGGCGTCGGCATGCTGCTGCCCGTCCTCGGCCGCGACGAGCCCGGGGCCGACGTGGCGTCCGCCGACGGTGCGACCGCGCATACCGGCGAGACGCGCAAGCGGCAGATGCTCTCGGCGATCGGCCCCTTCTGGGACGGCAACGAGGTGTGGCTGCTGACGGCCGGCGGCGCGATCTTCGCCGCCTTCCCCCACTGGTACGCCACCCTCTTCTCCGGGTTCTACCTCCCGCTGCTGCTCATCCTCGTGGGCCTCATCCTGCGCGGCATCGGGCTGGAGTACCGCGGCAAGGTCGACTCGGCCGCATGGCGCGCGCGGATGGACACGATGGTCGTCGTGGGGTCCTTCGTCCCCGCGCTGCTGTGGGGTGTCGCCTTCACCAACATCGTCAGTGGCGTGCCGATCGACGCGGACATGGAGTATGTCGGCGGCTTCTGGAACCTCCTCGGACCGGTCGCGCTGCTCGGCGGGCTCACCACGCTCACCCTCTTCCTCACCCACGGCGCACTCTTCGTCGCGCTCAAGACCGACGGGCAGCTGCGCCACGACGCCCGCGCCCTGGCAATCCGGCTCGGTCTGGTCGCCGCGGTGCTAGCCGTGGCCTGGCTCGCGATCCTGCAGGCACGCAGCGGATCGGGTCTGTCATGGGCGGTCACCGGCATCGCCGCGGCCAGCCTCGTCGGGGGCCTGCTGATGGCCGGGCGCGGTCGGGAGGGATGGGCCTTCACCGGCACCTTCGCCGCGATCGGGCTGGCCACCGCCTCGCTCTTCCTGGCGCTCTTCCCCGACGTGATGCCCTCCAGCCTGGACCCGGCGTGGTCGCTGACCACACAGAACGCCAGCTCGAGCCAGAAGACGCTGGGCATCATGACCGTCGTCGCGCTGGTCTTCACCCCCATCATGCTGATCTACACCTCCTGGAGCTACTGGACCTTCCGCAAGCGGGTCTCGGGGCACCACATCCCGACGCAGGTGCACCACGCCGCCGTCGTGGAGGGCGACCAGGTCGGGGCGGGCCGCTGA
- a CDS encoding RDD family protein: protein MSWAPPPPDRERDHLTGPTDAAPWDVPPIPAWSPTSAYGQPEDTPPTRPAPPPQLRYADWGERVAATLLDWCLLFGVLVVLGVVGGIVEPLEDLAGFAWLASLGYLAWLNGSKGQSPGKALLGLKVVREADGSPLGGFVGLVRGGLLGLLSLFTVGIFFLISVLWPFRDPKQRAVHDIAVSAVVVSGYPKAPVSPRLLKP, encoded by the coding sequence ATGAGCTGGGCACCGCCGCCACCGGACCGCGAGCGCGACCACCTCACCGGCCCCACCGACGCCGCGCCGTGGGACGTTCCCCCGATCCCGGCCTGGTCGCCGACGTCGGCCTACGGCCAGCCCGAGGACACGCCGCCCACCCGGCCGGCACCGCCGCCGCAGCTGCGCTACGCCGACTGGGGTGAGCGGGTCGCCGCGACGCTGCTCGACTGGTGCCTCCTCTTCGGGGTCCTCGTCGTCCTGGGTGTGGTCGGCGGCATCGTCGAGCCGCTCGAGGACCTCGCCGGGTTCGCCTGGCTCGCCTCGCTCGGCTACCTCGCCTGGCTCAACGGCTCGAAGGGTCAGTCGCCCGGCAAGGCCCTGCTCGGGCTCAAGGTCGTCCGCGAGGCCGACGGGTCGCCGCTGGGCGGGTTCGTGGGCCTCGTGCGCGGCGGGCTCCTGGGCCTGCTCAGCCTCTTCACCGTCGGCATCTTCTTCCTCATCAGCGTGCTGTGGCCGTTCCGCGACCCGAAGCAGCGCGCGGTGCACGACATCGCCGTGAGCGCCGTGGTGGTCTCCGGCTACCCGAAGGCCCCGGTCAGTCCGCGCCTGCTCAAGCCCTGA
- a CDS encoding cytochrome ubiquinol oxidase subunit I, giving the protein MEALDLARWQFGITTVYHYFFVPITIGLSLLVAIMQTQWMRTRNPQWLRLTKFFGKLFTINFALGLVTGIVQEFQFGMNWSDYSRFVGDIFGAPLAIEALLAFFLESTFLGLWIFGWGRIPEKLHAACIWLVHIGTVLSAYFILAANSFMQNPVGYELNPQTGRAELTDFLAVLTNPVQLVTFPHVITAAYMTGGGFVLAFALWHLWRAATPAADKPMYRKGAKLGAITVLVASIGVIGTGDLQGKVMTEVQPMKMAAAEALYEDVPEGEGAPFSIITVGTLDGGEEVWALTVPKLLSYLATGAFDGGVEGIDHIQERYELTYAGSELTAAEDYRPVIPVTYWTFRLMMGLGFAAMAIAAAVLWVLRGKGSDTDEPRMSHRVWGYAGVAVLFLPLLANSFGWIFTEMGRQPWLVMGLMTTQTGVSPGVSAGEVLTSMIVFTLLYGALAVVEVGLTLRYGRADAEQVPEDASYDPRTRDDDDAYVFTY; this is encoded by the coding sequence GTGGAAGCACTCGATCTCGCCCGCTGGCAGTTCGGCATCACGACCGTCTACCACTACTTCTTCGTGCCGATCACGATCGGGCTGTCCCTGCTCGTGGCCATCATGCAGACGCAGTGGATGCGCACCCGCAACCCGCAGTGGCTGCGGCTGACGAAGTTCTTCGGCAAGCTCTTCACCATCAACTTCGCGCTCGGGCTGGTCACCGGTATCGTGCAGGAGTTCCAGTTCGGGATGAACTGGTCGGACTACTCCCGCTTCGTCGGCGACATCTTCGGTGCGCCGCTCGCGATCGAGGCCCTGCTCGCCTTCTTCCTGGAGTCCACCTTCCTGGGTCTGTGGATCTTCGGCTGGGGACGGATCCCGGAGAAGCTCCACGCCGCGTGCATCTGGCTGGTGCACATCGGCACCGTGCTGTCGGCCTACTTCATCCTCGCCGCCAACTCCTTCATGCAGAACCCGGTCGGCTACGAGCTCAACCCGCAGACCGGGCGAGCCGAGCTCACCGACTTCCTCGCCGTCCTGACCAACCCGGTCCAGCTCGTCACCTTCCCGCACGTCATCACCGCCGCCTACATGACCGGCGGCGGCTTCGTGCTGGCCTTCGCCCTCTGGCACCTGTGGCGGGCGGCGACGCCGGCGGCCGACAAGCCGATGTACCGCAAGGGCGCCAAGCTCGGCGCGATCACCGTGCTCGTCGCCTCGATCGGCGTCATCGGCACCGGTGACCTGCAGGGGAAGGTGATGACCGAGGTGCAGCCGATGAAGATGGCGGCCGCCGAGGCGCTCTACGAGGACGTCCCCGAGGGCGAGGGCGCCCCCTTCTCGATCATCACCGTGGGCACCCTGGACGGCGGCGAGGAGGTCTGGGCGCTCACCGTGCCCAAGCTGCTCTCCTACCTCGCCACCGGCGCCTTCGACGGCGGGGTCGAGGGCATCGACCACATCCAGGAGCGCTACGAGCTGACCTATGCCGGGTCCGAGCTCACCGCAGCCGAGGACTACCGCCCGGTGATCCCGGTCACCTACTGGACCTTCCGGCTGATGATGGGCCTGGGCTTCGCCGCGATGGCCATCGCCGCCGCCGTCCTGTGGGTGCTGCGCGGCAAGGGCAGCGACACCGACGAGCCGCGGATGAGCCACCGGGTCTGGGGGTATGCCGGTGTCGCCGTCCTCTTCCTGCCGCTGCTGGCCAACTCCTTCGGGTGGATCTTCACCGAGATGGGGCGCCAGCCGTGGCTCGTCATGGGGCTGATGACCACCCAGACCGGCGTCTCGCCCGGTGTCAGCGCGGGCGAGGTCCTCACGTCGATGATCGTCTTCACGTTGCTCTACGGCGCGCTGGCCGTGGTCGAGGTCGGGCTCACCCTGCGCTACGGCAGGGCGGACGCCGAGCAGGTCCCCGAGGACGCGTCCTACGACCCCCGCACCCGCGACGACGACGACGCCTACGTCTTCACCTACTGA
- the galE gene encoding UDP-glucose 4-epimerase GalE, with translation MRVLVTGGAGYIGSHTVIALARAGHEVVVVDDFSNSKPSVTPRLEELAGIPVPVHAFDLADGDKLDSLLGQESFDAVIHFAAFKAVGESVEKPIDYYRNNIGATLRLVEAMVTRDVPYLVFSSSATVYGEDAPVPMTEGLPTSATNPYGWTKVMNEQILRDVTHAYPQLKVALLRYFNPVGAHPSGRIGEDPSDIPNNLMPFIAQVAVGRRERLSVFGDDYDTVDGTGVRDYIHVEDLAEGHVAALEWISTHDRPLSVWNLGTGRGTSVLELVSAFERANGREIPYDVVARRPGDIASSYADPSLAESELGWRATRSVEDMCADTWRWQQANPQGYPD, from the coding sequence ATGCGCGTCCTCGTCACCGGCGGTGCCGGATACATCGGGTCCCACACCGTCATCGCTCTGGCCCGGGCCGGGCACGAGGTCGTCGTCGTCGACGACTTCTCCAACAGCAAGCCCTCGGTGACCCCGCGCCTGGAGGAGCTGGCGGGCATACCCGTCCCGGTGCACGCCTTCGACCTCGCCGACGGCGACAAGCTCGACTCGCTGCTCGGGCAGGAGTCCTTCGACGCAGTGATCCACTTCGCGGCGTTCAAGGCGGTCGGCGAGTCGGTGGAGAAGCCGATCGACTACTACCGCAACAACATCGGCGCGACGCTGCGGCTCGTGGAGGCGATGGTCACCCGGGACGTGCCCTACCTCGTCTTCTCCTCCAGCGCCACGGTCTACGGCGAGGACGCGCCGGTGCCGATGACCGAGGGGCTGCCGACGTCGGCGACCAACCCCTACGGCTGGACCAAGGTCATGAACGAGCAGATCCTGCGCGACGTGACCCACGCCTACCCGCAGCTCAAGGTCGCGCTGCTGCGCTACTTCAACCCGGTCGGTGCACACCCCTCGGGGCGGATCGGCGAGGACCCGAGCGACATCCCCAACAACCTCATGCCCTTCATCGCCCAGGTCGCCGTCGGGCGGCGGGAGCGGCTCTCGGTCTTCGGCGACGACTACGACACCGTCGACGGGACCGGCGTGCGCGACTACATCCACGTCGAGGACCTCGCCGAGGGCCACGTCGCGGCGCTCGAGTGGATCAGCACGCACGACCGACCGCTGTCGGTGTGGAACCTCGGCACCGGACGCGGCACCTCCGTGCTCGAGCTCGTGTCGGCGTTCGAGCGTGCCAACGGGCGGGAGATCCCGTACGACGTCGTCGCGCGCCGGCCGGGTGACATCGCCAGCTCGTATGCCGACCCCTCGCTCGCGGAGTCCGAGCTCGGCTGGCGGGCGACCCGGTCGGTGGAGGACATGTGCGCCGACACGTGGCGGTGGCAGCAGGCGAACCCGCAGGGCTACCCGGACTGA
- a CDS encoding ABC transporter ATP-binding protein, producing the protein MGPDIWCEDLVRIYSTEGVEVQALQGLNLVVDPGDVVALVGASGSGKSTLLGILSGLDRPTGGRARVAGVDLLSMNRAQRVDYQRHTVGFVWQQTSRNLLPFLTAAENVALPMVISGRKERGQRVEELLGLLGVGDCAARRPAELSGGQQQRVAIATALANSPAVLLADEPTGELDDAASAQVLEAMRASAGELGTTVLVVTHDPTVSDHVRRTVAIRDGRTSTEVLRYVVTDESGEQRQVAKEYTVIDRAGRIQLPRAHVEELGLRDRVRLEAEPSHVQVWPDDEEHAAGEPRPGSDRTPLPSEREPDRASLPSVPEPDAVRDDDGEER; encoded by the coding sequence GTGGGACCCGACATCTGGTGCGAGGACCTGGTGCGCATCTACTCCACCGAGGGCGTCGAGGTTCAGGCGCTGCAGGGGCTCAACCTCGTCGTCGACCCCGGCGATGTGGTCGCGCTCGTCGGCGCCAGCGGCTCCGGGAAGTCCACCCTGCTCGGCATCCTGTCCGGCCTCGACCGGCCCACCGGCGGCCGGGCGCGGGTCGCGGGGGTCGACCTGCTGTCGATGAACCGTGCGCAGCGGGTGGACTACCAGCGGCATACCGTCGGCTTCGTCTGGCAGCAGACGTCGCGCAACCTCCTGCCCTTCCTCACCGCGGCGGAGAACGTCGCGCTGCCCATGGTGATCTCGGGCAGGAAGGAGCGCGGGCAGCGGGTCGAGGAGCTGCTCGGCCTCCTCGGGGTCGGCGACTGCGCCGCCCGTCGCCCGGCCGAGCTGTCCGGCGGGCAGCAGCAGCGCGTCGCCATCGCGACCGCGCTGGCCAACTCCCCCGCCGTGCTCCTGGCGGACGAGCCGACCGGTGAGCTCGACGACGCCGCCTCGGCCCAGGTGCTCGAGGCGATGCGCGCCTCGGCCGGCGAGCTCGGCACGACGGTGCTCGTCGTGACGCACGACCCGACGGTGTCCGACCACGTGCGACGCACGGTCGCCATCCGCGACGGCCGAACCTCGACCGAGGTGCTGCGGTATGTCGTGACCGACGAGTCGGGCGAGCAGCGGCAGGTGGCCAAGGAGTACACCGTCATCGACCGGGCCGGGCGCATCCAGCTCCCGCGGGCGCACGTCGAGGAGCTGGGGCTGCGCGACCGGGTGCGGCTCGAGGCCGAGCCCAGCCATGTGCAGGTTTGGCCGGACGACGAGGAGCACGCGGCCGGCGAGCCCCGACCCGGATCCGACCGGACACCCCTTCCGTCCGAGCGCGAACCCGACCGGGCATCCCTTCCGTCCGTGCCGGAGCCGGACGCGGTGCGAGACGATGACGGGGAGGAACGGTGA
- a CDS encoding SDR family oxidoreductase, producing MSRGTVLLTGVGRRRGIAAGIALALAEDDWDLTLCHWPGYDDRVGLDHGPDDAEAVATRCRELGAQVEVIAADLADPEVPERLVREANRRGDLTALVLSHAESVDSAIRTTTVESWDRHFAVNARASWLLIKALAEQLSPPVVERGAARVVALTSDHTAYNLPYGASKGALDRLVVAAAHELADLGVRANVVNPGPIDTGWMTEEIREAGIAQTPLGRLGTPQDTADLVRFLFSEQGGWITGQLLHSNGGFRTAD from the coding sequence ATGAGCCGCGGCACCGTGCTCCTCACCGGGGTCGGACGCCGCCGGGGCATCGCCGCGGGGATCGCCCTCGCCCTGGCCGAGGACGACTGGGACCTGACGCTGTGCCACTGGCCGGGGTACGACGACCGCGTGGGTCTCGACCACGGCCCGGACGACGCCGAGGCCGTGGCCACCCGCTGCCGTGAGCTCGGCGCCCAGGTCGAGGTCATCGCGGCTGACCTCGCCGACCCCGAGGTGCCGGAGCGGCTGGTGCGCGAGGCGAATCGGCGCGGCGACCTCACCGCCCTGGTGCTCTCGCACGCGGAGAGCGTGGACAGTGCCATCCGCACCACCACGGTCGAGTCGTGGGACCGGCACTTCGCGGTCAACGCTCGGGCGTCGTGGCTGCTCATCAAGGCTCTCGCCGAGCAGCTCTCCCCGCCGGTCGTCGAGCGCGGAGCCGCCCGCGTGGTGGCGCTGACCAGCGACCACACGGCATACAACCTCCCCTACGGCGCGAGCAAGGGAGCCCTCGACCGCCTGGTCGTCGCGGCCGCGCACGAGCTGGCCGACCTCGGGGTGCGGGCCAACGTCGTCAACCCGGGGCCGATCGACACCGGCTGGATGACCGAGGAGATCCGCGAGGCGGGGATCGCGCAGACACCGCTGGGTCGGCTCGGCACGCCGCAGGACACCGCCGACCTCGTCCGCTTCCTGTTCTCCGAGCAGGGCGGCTGGATCACCGGCCAGCTGCTCCACAGCAACGGCGGCTTCCGCACGGCCGACTGA
- a CDS encoding nucleoside deaminase, which produces MGIDDTDRIHLTRAVELAQAALEAGDDPFGSVLVSPQGEVLLEDHNHVGGGDHTQHPELAIARWAAQHLSPPDRAESTVYTSGEHCPMCAAAHGWVGLGRIVYASSTAQLTAWSAELGREPGPVAPLPIQELVPGAVVDGPDPELAEQVRALHARSAGGGPR; this is translated from the coding sequence GTGGGCATCGACGACACGGACAGGATCCATCTCACCCGGGCGGTGGAGCTCGCGCAGGCCGCCCTCGAGGCGGGTGACGACCCCTTCGGCTCGGTCCTCGTCTCGCCGCAGGGCGAGGTGCTGCTCGAGGACCACAACCACGTCGGTGGGGGTGACCACACGCAGCACCCCGAGCTCGCGATCGCCCGCTGGGCCGCGCAGCACCTCTCGCCGCCGGACCGGGCGGAGAGCACCGTCTACACCTCCGGTGAGCACTGCCCGATGTGCGCCGCCGCCCACGGCTGGGTCGGGCTGGGGCGCATCGTGTATGCCTCCTCCACGGCCCAGCTCACCGCGTGGTCGGCGGAGCTGGGCCGGGAGCCCGGCCCGGTCGCGCCCTTGCCGATCCAGGAACTCGTGCCCGGTGCGGTGGTGGACGGCCCCGACCCGGAGCTGGCCGAGCAGGTGCGCGCGCTGCACGCGCGCAGCGCCGGGGGTGGGCCGCGATGA
- a CDS encoding ABC transporter ATP-binding protein, translating to MSERTAYQEQVGGSAAAVVLSGRDLHRTFGTGATQVHALAGVDLEVPAGQLTVVRGPSGSGKTTLLNLLGGLDRPTEGEVMLDDGRVLSELPEKDVLAVRRERIGYVFQSFGLVPVLSAAENVEVPLRLQRTPVGERTRRVEEALELVGLARHSRQRPYELSGGQQQRVGIARALVSDPDILIADEPTGQLDSETGAMIMDLLVRLTHERHIASVVSTHDPSLMGRADQVVELHDGRRV from the coding sequence ATGAGCGAGCGGACGGCATACCAGGAGCAGGTGGGCGGGAGCGCCGCAGCGGTCGTGCTCAGTGGCCGCGACCTGCACCGCACCTTCGGCACCGGAGCGACGCAGGTCCATGCGCTCGCCGGGGTCGACCTCGAGGTGCCCGCGGGGCAGCTGACCGTGGTCCGCGGACCGTCGGGCTCGGGCAAGACGACGCTGCTCAACCTGCTCGGGGGCCTGGACCGCCCCACCGAGGGCGAGGTGATGCTCGACGACGGGCGGGTGCTCTCCGAGCTGCCGGAGAAGGACGTGCTGGCGGTGCGGCGCGAGCGGATCGGCTACGTCTTCCAGAGCTTCGGCCTGGTGCCGGTGCTGTCGGCCGCGGAGAACGTCGAGGTCCCGCTGCGGCTGCAGCGGACCCCGGTCGGCGAGCGCACGCGGCGCGTCGAGGAGGCGCTGGAGCTCGTCGGGCTGGCGCGGCACAGCAGGCAGCGGCCCTACGAGCTCTCCGGCGGGCAGCAGCAGCGGGTCGGGATCGCCCGCGCGCTGGTCAGCGACCCCGACATCCTCATCGCCGACGAGCCGACCGGGCAGCTGGACTCCGAGACCGGCGCGATGATCATGGACCTGCTCGTCCGGCTCACCCACGAGCGGCACATCGCCTCGGTGGTCTCCACCCACGACCCGAGCCTCATGGGCCGGGCCGACCAGGTGGTCGAGCTGCACGACGGGCGGCGGGTCTGA
- a CDS encoding BlaI/MecI/CopY family transcriptional regulator, translated as MPLRSASLGDLERVVMEILWSEGPDLSVRDVIDHLARREHDKELAYTTDMTVLDRLAKKGVADRTRDGRAWRYSAAASREELAATALRSALDTVQADRTAAMLHFLDDASPGELDDLRAALAEVERRRA; from the coding sequence ATGCCCCTTCGCAGCGCCTCCCTCGGTGACCTCGAGCGGGTGGTCATGGAGATCCTCTGGTCGGAGGGTCCGGACCTGTCCGTCCGGGATGTCATCGACCACCTGGCGCGGCGCGAGCACGACAAGGAGCTGGCCTACACCACCGACATGACGGTGCTGGACCGACTGGCCAAGAAGGGCGTGGCCGACCGCACCCGGGACGGGCGGGCCTGGCGCTACTCCGCCGCAGCCAGCCGGGAGGAGCTGGCGGCGACCGCGCTGCGCTCGGCCCTGGACACGGTGCAGGCCGACCGCACCGCGGCGATGCTGCACTTCCTCGACGACGCCAGCCCGGGCGAGCTCGACGACCTGCGCGCCGCCCTGGCCGAGGTCGAGCGCCGCCGCGCCTGA